A part of Prolixibacteraceae bacterium genomic DNA contains:
- a CDS encoding ISAs1 family transposase, producing the protein MYTDSSYHYDKHFISSFSSLIDPRRTTNGNYTYPMLEILFLTISAILSGRDTYNDIVIFGEIKIDWLRKYFPYEKGISSHDTISKLFQKIDNEAFNDCFTEWISKYSFTNKESVISIDGKCIKGSAKRKKGGVHIVSAFASEQGLSLSQLVTDKKSNEITAIPDLIDLISIKDKVITIDAMGCQTKIAKKIIHKEGDYVLQVKGNQEKTEEELKIQFNPDLVDDSNITEDVGHGRIETRICEIITNFEKNSTLEKWKGIQSLIRVTSCVIHQDSDKETVQTRYYISSLNTSAINPTVI; encoded by the coding sequence TCTTCATTAATTGATCCCCGCAGAACAACTAATGGCAATTATACTTACCCAATGCTGGAGATTTTATTTCTCACCATTTCGGCAATACTATCTGGGCGTGACACTTATAATGACATTGTAATATTCGGGGAAATTAAAATTGATTGGTTAAGGAAATACTTTCCTTATGAAAAAGGAATAAGCTCCCATGACACGATCTCAAAGTTATTTCAAAAGATAGATAATGAGGCCTTTAATGACTGCTTTACTGAATGGATATCTAAGTATTCTTTTACCAATAAGGAGAGTGTTATAAGCATCGATGGCAAATGTATCAAAGGTTCGGCTAAACGTAAAAAAGGTGGAGTACACATCGTGTCAGCATTCGCTTCGGAACAGGGTCTTTCTCTTAGTCAGCTTGTCACAGATAAAAAGAGTAATGAAATTACTGCCATTCCTGATTTAATAGATCTTATTTCGATAAAAGACAAGGTTATTACAATAGATGCTATGGGATGTCAAACAAAAATAGCAAAAAAGATTATCCATAAAGAAGGAGATTATGTTCTACAGGTAAAAGGGAATCAAGAAAAGACAGAAGAGGAGTTAAAGATACAATTCAATCCAGATCTAGTTGATGATTCGAATATTACAGAGGATGTTGGTCATGGTCGGATTGAGACTCGTATATGTGAGATAATAACAAACTTTGAGAAGAATTCTACGCTAGAAAAATGGAAAGGTATACAAAGTCTCATTCGTGTTACTTCTTGTGTAATACATCAGGATAGCGACAAAGAAACAGTTCAGACACGATATTATATTTCATCACTAAATACTAGTGCTATTAACCCGACGGTAATTTAA